CAGCGGTCATGCGCTCTTCGCCTTGCATCGTGCTCGCGTACTGCGGCCCTCCTCGGTTGATGATGGAGCGCGTCGTTGCGCTACGGCGACGCAGGTTGTCGCGTTGCTGGTTTAGTGTTCTTCGTAACAGGCGCCGGTGTCGGTATCGCTGAGTTCCGGTCGCCTGGATGGCGCAGTTTGAGGGAGCGTCAATATGGCGGTTCCCACACTGCTCGCCGTGACATCGGAGCCATCTGGAGCTTCTTGGCGCCCGCACGGGCTTGAAGGGGATCACCCCTCTGAGCGTTGATTCGGGAGCGATGAGCCGAACGCTTTCAATCAGGAGTAATTGCGTATGAAGAACTTGCTTGCCGTCATTGGTCTGGTCGTAGTGGTGAAGAAGGGCTACGAGCTGTATCGCGAATACAGCGAATTGAAGCGCGAGAAAGAGGGGCGCATGTCGGCCGCTTCGGAATGCCCTGCATAACGGGGCGAGTCGTGACGCAGGCGGAGCGGCAACTTGCCCGGCCTGTCATATGGCAAAACGCCACTTATCACGATAGGCTTGGCGTACCTCTGGCGCCAAATGGCTGACTGGCAAGCCGGAACTGGAAAATCTCAAGGTAGAACGATGTCCGAAGCGAAGGATACGCTGCTCAGGCTGATTGCCCTCATGCGCCTGATTCCCGAAGAGCCGCGGCGAATAGCAACCACTACTCTTCTGGAGAAACTCAAGGAGCGAGGATTCAGCGTTACCCTTCGCTCGGTCCAGCGGGATCTGGCACGGCTTCTCGGGCCGTGTTCGTTGCAGTGCGACACGGACGAGATCCCCTACCGCTGGAGTTTCATGCGGGACTGCAGGCCTGAGTTTGCGGACATGGACCCGCCGACCGCGCTGGCGTTGTACCTCTCGGAGGACCATCTGAGCGGTACGCTGCCCCAGAGTGTCCTCGAACAGCTCGGGCCGCAGTTCCGTCGTGCTCGCAATTATCTCGACGGGCTTGGCCGCAACGGTTTGGCGCATTGGGCGCGCAGGGTTCGCTCGCTTCCCAATGGCAAGGCGTTGATGCCCGCCCCGCTGGCTTCCGGGGTATGGGCACAGGTGTCCGCTGCGCTGCTCGAAGGCCGCCAGTTGCAGGTCGAGTACCTGAGCCGGAGCAAGGAGGAGCTCAAGAGCCTGTGCATCCATCCGGTCGCTCTGGTCTCCCGTCACTCGATCACCTACCTGATCGGCACCGCAAACCGCTACGCCGATCTGAGGCAGTTCGCGTTGCATCGGATGCAGTCGGCTGTCGTGCTCGATGCGCCCGCTACCGAGCACGCCGAATTCGACCTGGATCGCTACATCGCGGACGGCGCTTTTTCCTCGCGCCAGGCTGCGCATGAGGTGGAGCTGATCGCTGACGTCCATCCCCAACTTGCCTGGCTGCTGAACGAAACGCCGCTGAGCGAGCAGCAGAGTCTGCAGCCGCTGTCCGGCAGCAACTGGTTGCGCCTGCGCGCCCATGTTCCGCTCGATCAGGAGACTCTTTGGTGGATCTTCGGCCTCAACGATCAGATTCACGTTCACTCCCCGCAGGCATGGGTGGATGAAATCCGCCTGAAGCTGGAAAGCCTGCACCGCCTGTACTCAACACCACACGCGCGGGCGACGCCCCTTTAGGGCGTGCCGCCGTCATGGAAACGGGATTTCCGATGAAGCAACGGAAACAGAGACTCGCTCACCTGCAGGCTGCCTGCTGTGAGTTGTTGGATGCGGTCGAGGGCGGTAGCAAGCCTCGTATCGCGGCCTGGGGGCTGGTCAAGGCGGGCAAGAGCTCGCTGCTCAACATGCTGTCCGGGCATGTGGCCAAGGAGTTTTTCGCTACCGGGGTGGTGCGTACCACGCTGCGCAACAAGGAGCTGGAGACCGAGCGCTATGTGCTTGTCGATACGCCAGGGCTGGGCATCGACAAGCGCGACAGCGCGGAGGCCTTCAAGGGGCTGGATGCCGCTGATGTAACGGTCTTCGTCCATTCGCCGCCTGGTGAGCTCGATCAGGAAGAGATCGATTTGCTCGGTCAGGTCAATTCGGCATACGGAGCGCAAACGGACCGTCGACTGGTGCTGGTTCTGAGCCAGTTGGACAAGTTCTCGGCACCTGACAGGGATCTCATCCGCACGCGCATTCTTGCGCAGATGCAGGAGTTCTTCGGGGTGCAGCCCGCGTGTTTCGAGGTCTCCAGTACGCGCTACGGCAAAGGTGTGAACGAAGGCAAAACGACGTTGGAGCTGAAAAGTGGCATTCCGGCCTTGCGCGACCATCTCGATGCCTTATCACAGGAAATCGAAGGCGAGATCGA
The Pseudomonas triclosanedens DNA segment above includes these coding regions:
- a CDS encoding helix-turn-helix transcriptional regulator, with the protein product MSEAKDTLLRLIALMRLIPEEPRRIATTTLLEKLKERGFSVTLRSVQRDLARLLGPCSLQCDTDEIPYRWSFMRDCRPEFADMDPPTALALYLSEDHLSGTLPQSVLEQLGPQFRRARNYLDGLGRNGLAHWARRVRSLPNGKALMPAPLASGVWAQVSAALLEGRQLQVEYLSRSKEELKSLCIHPVALVSRHSITYLIGTANRYADLRQFALHRMQSAVVLDAPATEHAEFDLDRYIADGAFSSRQAAHEVELIADVHPQLAWLLNETPLSEQQSLQPLSGSNWLRLRAHVPLDQETLWWIFGLNDQIHVHSPQAWVDEIRLKLESLHRLYSTPHARATPL
- a CDS encoding GTPase is translated as MKQRKQRLAHLQAACCELLDAVEGGSKPRIAAWGLVKAGKSSLLNMLSGHVAKEFFATGVVRTTLRNKELETERYVLVDTPGLGIDKRDSAEAFKGLDAADVTVFVHSPPGELDQEEIDLLGQVNSAYGAQTDRRLVLVLSQLDKFSAPDRDLIRTRILAQMQEFFGVQPACFEVSSTRYGKGVNEGKTTLELKSGIPALRDHLDALSQEIEGEIEGVRAVRRAQRRAEVLRELDEAIDEERALITGLQQPFIEKVRDFNLMMAELRRSFTSQKADIDYLQRKLENI